One genomic segment of Culturomica massiliensis includes these proteins:
- a CDS encoding fibrinogen-like YCDxxxxGGGW domain-containing protein, with product MKKVILLFSIVIIYPSVLFASNLRVKSDAVILSVDGVTATVELNLLWENSWCNVFNYDAVYVFGKFKLKDEGKWNSIYLEENSVVIENEGYDADIRSVGFFVYRNKEGQGDTNVKLRLRWKLNGNSEKLLTEEMFHSQQIFFAFEGIEMVYIPTAPFYLGDRYSVNTFNSTSLGGIPAEDDIIGSNSGFTYTASSNSNLAVNAADRKNIALQPDKIAWSGIAPAVWQVDFKTARKICYFGVSGEYRLLDKGRAVPDGIWYLEASSDALTWTELWSGGSAFWGTASQSYPIAGAIKIEEPAAYRYYRIRIPEAESAVVDNMIRINNVAMSEMVLDDPGPVLIDETEHNLPENYPNGYRGFFVMKYELTQEQYVSFLNKLDCSSQYARTIGGILDALKEGDYIFGTDRTRPSCRNGIILYKQREKSDDSYVFACDLNPLNLPNSDDDGQTIACNFLTPADMLAYADWCGLRPLSELEYEKMARAPYPYVPKAGEIATGGTNITGGTGLKNAGKVSEYLNSGNVNAENLIEGPVRSGSFLRNTRDRTECGISYWGVEDLSGNLAEIYYNCDIYGRQLDGRKQGDGGLDIDGNTDVPLYYWPQDSMAFGVRGGSYAGIEELAVSDRRNAIGYFSSLADRKPTVGIRLGLGRLPEAESSSLTLENGLSSGSVIIRDTVCSATEYTITGSVSETRFNNLYSWYCSKDYGKTWERIKGESHKDLTLVGLTLNVPFGTAMEYRYKRCLATPTGSGESGVVALVVGHGFKMNRLQDTLIPCQEIKGFVATTPLPSYFKWKIIDTDSTKMPNEEDDFHSSYKVVTSDLKVGDNWPNGIYYVDLSVESQNKQCNWSRRLEILALPQTIDPFEGISESYMFMENAYVLAHRWTGDDPQEWHLVEDECERIAIDEKTGKITFKDIVAENDLVECHFTASLICEEFPDRVYMKRAKYLCRSCKDYYDSGMRTNGNYLIDPDGFGGIQPYVAYCDMANGGWTRFDQISAGWHGFPGHNARHYKNRVTDYARFVALASVSTYQKITSVQGTSESCCDAYYFMNYNNACITGLPCGSKGGGNWGDVTVTINRNWSNAMYKSYFTTDGSVGGGNQGTYFSQMWFK from the coding sequence ATGAAAAAAGTAATCCTGTTATTTAGTATTGTTATTATATATCCGTCTGTATTATTCGCCAGTAATTTAAGAGTTAAGAGTGATGCCGTTATCCTTTCTGTTGATGGGGTTACAGCGACCGTTGAGTTGAATTTGTTGTGGGAGAATTCGTGGTGTAATGTTTTTAATTATGATGCCGTATATGTTTTTGGTAAATTTAAATTGAAAGATGAAGGAAAGTGGAATAGCATTTATTTAGAAGAAAATAGTGTTGTGATTGAAAATGAGGGGTATGATGCAGATATCCGCTCTGTCGGTTTTTTTGTATACCGGAATAAAGAGGGGCAAGGTGATACAAATGTGAAATTGCGTTTACGCTGGAAACTGAATGGAAATTCGGAGAAATTATTGACGGAGGAGATGTTCCATTCTCAACAGATTTTTTTTGCTTTTGAAGGAATTGAGATGGTGTATATACCTACTGCTCCATTCTATTTGGGGGATAGATATTCTGTAAATACGTTTAATTCTACTAGTTTGGGTGGAATTCCTGCTGAAGATGATATTATCGGGAGTAATAGTGGTTTTACTTATACTGCATCGTCAAATTCTAATTTGGCGGTGAATGCTGCTGACCGTAAGAATATCGCACTGCAACCGGATAAAATCGCTTGGTCTGGAATCGCACCGGCAGTATGGCAGGTCGATTTTAAAACAGCCCGTAAAATTTGTTATTTCGGTGTATCCGGGGAATATCGGTTATTGGATAAAGGACGAGCGGTTCCTGATGGAATATGGTATTTGGAAGCTTCTTCTGATGCTCTGACTTGGACAGAGCTTTGGAGTGGCGGGTCGGCATTTTGGGGTACAGCTTCCCAATCTTATCCCATTGCAGGAGCTATTAAGATCGAAGAACCTGCTGCTTACCGGTATTATAGAATTCGGATACCTGAGGCTGAAAGTGCGGTTGTTGACAATATGATCCGGATAAATAATGTCGCAATGTCGGAAATGGTTTTAGATGATCCGGGGCCGGTGTTAATCGATGAAACGGAGCATAATCTTCCAGAAAATTATCCAAATGGATATCGGGGTTTTTTTGTTATGAAATATGAGTTGACACAAGAACAATATGTATCTTTTTTGAATAAGTTGGACTGTTCTTCCCAGTATGCACGGACGATTGGGGGAATTTTAGACGCTTTGAAAGAGGGAGATTATATTTTCGGAACCGATCGTACTCGACCTTCCTGTCGTAACGGCATTATTTTATATAAACAAAGAGAAAAATCTGACGATTCGTATGTTTTTGCCTGTGATCTCAATCCGTTAAATTTACCTAATAGCGATGACGACGGACAAACAATCGCTTGTAACTTTCTTACTCCTGCGGATATGCTTGCCTATGCAGATTGGTGTGGGTTACGTCCGCTGAGTGAATTGGAATACGAAAAAATGGCTCGTGCTCCTTATCCTTATGTCCCTAAGGCAGGCGAAATTGCAACAGGAGGAACAAATATCACGGGGGGAACAGGATTGAAAAATGCGGGTAAAGTCTCTGAATACTTAAATAGCGGCAATGTAAATGCTGAAAATTTGATAGAAGGTCCTGTCCGTTCCGGTTCATTTTTACGGAATACCAGAGATCGTACAGAGTGTGGAATCAGTTATTGGGGAGTAGAGGATTTGAGCGGTAATCTTGCTGAAATTTATTATAACTGTGACATATACGGACGTCAGTTGGATGGACGAAAACAAGGTGATGGCGGTTTGGATATTGATGGAAATACAGATGTCCCTTTGTATTATTGGCCACAGGATTCTATGGCTTTCGGTGTAAGGGGAGGTAGTTATGCCGGAATAGAAGAACTTGCTGTTTCTGATCGACGTAATGCTATCGGATACTTTTCTTCATTGGCGGATCGGAAGCCGACTGTTGGGATTCGACTGGGATTAGGTAGATTGCCGGAAGCGGAATCTTCTTCTTTAACTCTTGAAAATGGTCTTTCTTCCGGGAGTGTGATTATTCGTGATACGGTTTGTAGTGCGACAGAATATACTATAACAGGTAGTGTTAGTGAGACCCGTTTTAATAATCTTTACAGTTGGTATTGCAGCAAGGATTACGGTAAAACCTGGGAGCGGATAAAGGGTGAATCTCATAAAGATCTGACCTTGGTCGGGCTGACTTTAAATGTACCTTTTGGAACCGCAATGGAATACCGGTATAAGCGTTGCCTGGCAACTCCGACAGGTAGCGGAGAGAGTGGTGTTGTCGCGTTGGTCGTAGGACATGGTTTTAAAATGAATCGTTTACAGGATACTTTGATCCCCTGTCAGGAAATTAAAGGTTTTGTGGCAACTACGCCATTACCTTCTTATTTCAAATGGAAAATTATCGATACGGACAGTACGAAGATGCCCAATGAGGAAGATGATTTTCATAGCAGCTATAAAGTTGTGACTTCTGATTTAAAAGTCGGAGATAATTGGCCCAATGGAATTTATTATGTCGATTTGTCGGTTGAATCTCAAAATAAACAATGTAATTGGTCGAGACGACTTGAAATTTTAGCACTTCCGCAAACAATAGATCCTTTTGAGGGTATTTCGGAAAGTTACATGTTTATGGAAAATGCTTATGTATTGGCTCATCGTTGGACCGGAGATGATCCGCAGGAGTGGCATTTAGTCGAGGACGAATGTGAGAGAATAGCAATTGATGAGAAGACAGGAAAGATTACGTTTAAGGACATTGTAGCCGAGAATGATCTGGTAGAATGTCATTTTACGGCGAGTTTGATTTGCGAGGAGTTTCCGGATAGAGTCTATATGAAACGGGCTAAATATTTATGTCGTTCTTGCAAAGATTATTATGATTCCGGCATGCGGACGAATGGAAATTATTTGATAGATCCGGATGGCTTCGGTGGAATTCAGCCCTATGTTGCTTATTGTGATATGGCAAACGGGGGGTGGACCCGGTTTGATCAGATTTCTGCCGGGTGGCACGGATTCCCGGGACATAATGCCCGTCATTATAAAAACCGGGTAACTGACTACGCTCGCTTTGTCGCTTTGGCATCCGTAAGTACTTATCAGAAAATAACTAGTGTCCAGGGGACCTCGGAGAGTTGTTGCGATGCCTATTATTTTATGAATTACAACAATGCTTGTATTACAGGTTTACCTTGTGGTAGTAAGGGAGGTGGAAACTGGGGGGATGTAACGGTTACCATTAATAGAAATTGGAGTAATGCTATGTATAAAAGTTATTTTACTACAGATGGTTCTGTCGGAGGTGGAAATCAAGGTACTTATTTCAGTCAAATGTGGTTTAAGTGA